TCAGCGCCGCCGGCCACGGTGTGCTGGTCACCGCCCCGCCCGGCTGGGAGACCCGCGACGACGGGCACACCATGGCACTGCGGTCCGGTGGGGCGACGGTCGTGGTCCAGGTCTACGACCGGGGGGAACGCGACCCGGATGCGGTGGCACAGCGGCTGATCCGATCCAACCGGGTGGCCGGGTGGACTTCGGCCCTGGACGGCGGGCGGATCGCCAGCGCCGACGGCGGGTTGACCGGCGACACCTGTGTCGTGGTGGCGGAGAGCCGCACCGGCACGTGCGCATTCCTGGCCGACGACGACGTCGTCGTCTCGGTGCTGGCGCTCGGCGACGCCGAGAACCCGGCCCCTTCGATCGCCGAGATCGTCGCCCCGCTGACCAGGAGCCAGCCGTGACCGTCATGGAGAACCACACCGCCGAGCCCGTGACCGCGACCCGGATCCCGGTGGTCTACCGGCCCGAATCAGCGGTGTTCTGGCTGTTCGTCGCCGCGCTCGGACTGAGCACCGCGCTGGTGCTGCTCAACGAGGGCGCCGCGATCGCCGAAACCCTCGGCGCCCAGATCGCGCTGGCGCCGCTGTGGCTGGGCCTCATCGTGTTCCTGCTGTGGTTGATGCTGAAATTCGACCCATTCCGCAGCGTGCGGGCCCACCCACAGGTGCTGGCCGCCGGCGCCGCCCTCGGCGGCACCACCGCGATGGTGCTCGCACTGCATGGCAACACCGCGCTGTTCGGGTTCTGGCGCAGCGTCCTGGGGCCCGACACCGCGGACCAGTGGTCGGCCGCACTGTCGGCGCCGTTCGTCGAAGAGGCGGCCAAGGCGGTGTGCGCCGCGGTGGTGCTGGTGCTCAGCGCGGCGGTGTTCAACCGGATCTCCCACGCCCTCCTGCTGGGAATGTTCGTCGGCGTCGGTTTCGACCTGATGGAGGACCTGGTGTACGCCAGCCGCCAGGCCATCGCCAGCTTGGACTCCGATGTGGTTGGCGCCGGCGCCAACCTGATCCTGCGGGCGTTCACCGCCGTCCCCGCGCACTGGTCCTACACCGCCCTGGCGACCGTGGGGGTGTTGATGCTGCTCCCGTCGTTCGCCGGTCGCGACAGCTGGCCCCGGTCACGCCGGCTGCTGGCGGCGGTCGGGTTGTTCGGCGCGGCGTCGCTGATGCACTTCATCTGGGACGCTCCGGGCCCCGACGCACCGGCCGCCGCTCTAGGGGTGTTGGCGCTCAAGGTCGTGGCGAACGTCGTCATCTTCCTGGTGCCCGTGCTGGTCCTGCTGCGGTCCGAACGCGCCTGGGTGTCGCACCAGATCGCCGCACGGCCCGACCTGCCGTTCGACCAGGCGCTGCTGGATTCGCTGCTGACCCGCCGCGATCGCCGCCGCTACGTGCGGGAGGCGCGCCGCGACGGCGGCCGGGCGGCCAAGTCGCTTGCCCGGCGCAGTCAGCGCGCCGCGCTGGACGTCATCCAGCGCGGCTGACGGGAACGTCGACGTCAGAAATCGAGGCCGATGTCGAGCACCCGCACCGAGTGCGTCAGCGCGCCGACGGCGAGATAGTCCACGCCCGTACCCGCGTACGCCGCGGCGTCCTCCAGCGAGAGGCCACCCGAGGACTCCAGCAGCACACCGGGCGCGGTCGAATCGCGTCGCTGCACAGCGATCTGGGTCTCCCACACCGCGAAATTGT
The DNA window shown above is from Mycolicibacterium confluentis and carries:
- a CDS encoding PrsW family intramembrane metalloprotease, yielding MENHTAEPVTATRIPVVYRPESAVFWLFVAALGLSTALVLLNEGAAIAETLGAQIALAPLWLGLIVFLLWLMLKFDPFRSVRAHPQVLAAGAALGGTTAMVLALHGNTALFGFWRSVLGPDTADQWSAALSAPFVEEAAKAVCAAVVLVLSAAVFNRISHALLLGMFVGVGFDLMEDLVYASRQAIASLDSDVVGAGANLILRAFTAVPAHWSYTALATVGVLMLLPSFAGRDSWPRSRRLLAAVGLFGAASLMHFIWDAPGPDAPAAALGVLALKVVANVVIFLVPVLVLLRSERAWVSHQIAARPDLPFDQALLDSLLTRRDRRRYVREARRDGGRAAKSLARRSQRAALDVIQRG